The genomic segment CATGAGATTGTTCTCATCGGAATTAGCGCACTCATAAACAGTTCTAATACCTGCACAATGGTAGGCGCCTACCACACTGTGCAGGAGGTTGCGGAACATGTTCACGACCACACTAAACCACCCATAGATGTTGTGCTTTTAGCCCTTCGTCTCAGCGATAATAGTTGTCCACATGACAACATTAATTACTTACATGAATTAGATCTCGCAGTGTTGATCTTTAGCGCATATGAGAGTCCTTATCTTACGCGACAGGCTTTGACCGCTGGCGTTGATGGAATTGTTGAAAAGTCCACATCGTCGGAAAACATAATTCAGGAAATCAACGCAGCGTGTTCAAACCCCCATAACCCTGTTACTTCATGGCTGGCTACTAACTGCGTTCCACTATCGCCGCGGCAGCGAGAAGTTCTTGAGCTTTACGCGCTGGGGGAACCTGCGAAACGTGTTGCTAGCCTTACTGGCCTGTCTGTAGAGACTGTCAACGATTATTTGTCGCGTATCCGCACAAAATATGCTCAGGCTGGCAGGCCAACTTTTTCAAAAGTTGATCTTGTGCTGCGCGCTCTTGAGGATGGTCTTATTCCAGGCCCACGCGACGTTCGTGTTCGCACACTGCGCTAGCTTGTGCTGATGCTAAGCCACATGGTGTACGTTTTGCTTCATGAGCGCTGTGTTCCCCTACCCCACCACCACCGAAGATTTTCGTGTCGCCCTTTCTGAAATTCAGGAACGCATTCAGGCAGCATCATCGCCTGGACAGTCGGTTCGACTGCTTCCTGTGTCAAAGACGGTTCCAGCTGACAGGCTGAGGCATGCGATTGAGGCTGGGTGCACCGTGCTTGGGGAAAACAAGGCACAAGAAGCGCTAGCCAAGTCGGAAAAGTTGGCCGACACTGGCATCTCGTGGTCTATCATTGGCCATTTACAGTCGAACAAGGCCAAGTACATCGCGCGCTTCGCAGATGAGTTTCAGGCTCTTGACTCGTTAAAATTAGCCGAGATTCTTCACAGCAGGCTCGATAGTGAAGACCGCGTACTAAGAGTGTTTATCCAGGTCAATACATCGGGCGAGCCACAGAAAGCAGGCATTGATCCGGCGGGCGTCGACAAGCTACTTGAGCGTATGCCGGAGTTTCCCAGGTTGCGTGTGGTAGGTTTGATGACAATGGCGCGAAACAGTACTGATCAAGCTGTGGTGCGTGGTGCATTTGAACGGTTGCGGCTGTTGCGGGATGTTCTCTCCCCAAACGTGCCGGAGGGGGTGTCGCTCAGGGAGCTATCCATGGGCATGTCTGGAGATTTTGAGCTTGCCATTCAGGAAGGCTCTACCTGTGTGCGCATCGGGCGTGGGCTTTTTGGCCACCGCGATTAGCCAAAAGTTACGCCGCAGCTATGCCGCTGCGGTTATTCGGGAGCTACCCGAACTGCCTCTCTTCAATTGCTCGCTTACGGGTGGTCCACAACATTCCTAATCCTGGAATGCCGATCACTGCGACGACCATAAAGAAGGTCCATCGATCCATGAGGGCAAGCCCAACAAGCAGAACCGCGACGACGACGGCGAAGGAAAAGATGGATGCAAGCGAGAGAGGGAATCCCGGTTCGGAGACGCGTGATTGTGACATTGGAAACCTCGGAAGATGCCTCAGAAGGTGTCTGGAAGAAGTGTTCAAAAGCAATGTTTAGGTTGATGGAGCAGGGAACTCATTATCGGAACCCATTTTCCGGTACCTATTTCCAATGTAGGTCTCGTTTTATTTGATAATCAAATACTTTAGCTTCCGTTTAGCTTTCATTGTGCTAGGTATTTGTTAGGTATTATAGCCTCAGGGAAAAACAAATAATTAGGTGAGAAAGTAGCAGACCCCATTCAACTCACACCTCAAGCTTCAAGCTCATGACGCCACATGCCGTTCGCCTTATCACCACGGTCCCCTTTTACACAGAATCGCCCAGCTCCCGGTCAAGTACCAGCGTCCGGAGGGTGGTTCGTGCCACAATATTGCCGCGATGATTCAAATGCACTTCCCACACCTGCGTGGATCGCCCGAGGTGAATAGGGGTTGCTTCCGCTTCGATCACGCCGGCGCCCACGGAGCGAATGAAGTCAGTGTTGTTATTTACACCAACAACAGGTCCACCTGCGGCGCAGCAGCCCGCAACTGAGCCAACCGACTCCGCGATGGCGGTAAATACTCCACCATGAACAAGCTCCATGGGCTGCAGGTGGGTATCGGTGACGTGAATCTGTGCACGTGTCCCAGACGCGCTGATGTGGGTGTAACGGATGTTGAGCGCGGCGTCGAAACCCGTGTTAAGGGCGTTGAATTCCTCCAGTTCGTCGGTGGTTAGGGGTGCATCGGCGGCTTTCTGAATGAGGTGATCAAATTTCATACCGCCATTGTATCCCGTGGGTCAACACGGAACTGTCTACATCTGCCCGATTATCTTTGTTTATATTGTTTTTGCTGTTCAACGACGTTGTTAGTGCAGTCTCTGGCCATGATTTTTGTCCTGCTAGACGGTCCCCTACACAGGCAATAGCCCACGTGCAAGGTGTGATCATCAGTGGTACCTTTCGCGGACATTCCCATACCGTCCGGGTAGGATGGTGAACCATGACTGATCAGAAAGCACTTGCACAGATTGGCGTTGTTGGCCTGGCTGTGATGGGCTCTAACATTGCCCGAAACTTTGCCCGCCATGACTACACGGTGGCGGTATACAATCGCAGCACGGAAAAAACCGATGCTTTCATGGCTGAGTACGGTAAGGACGGTGACTTCATCCCGTCCACAACAATCAAAGAGTTTGTTGCGTCCTTGGAACGCCCCCGACGTGCGCTGATCATGGTACAAGCTGGCGAAGCCACTGATGCTGTAATCGCTCAGCTTGCAGATGCCATGGATAAGGGTGACATCATCATTGATGGCGGCAATTCCCTCTTTACTGACACCATTCGCCGCGAAGCGGACATGAGTGCTCGTGGCCTGCACTTTGTTGGCGCTGGCATTTCCGGCGGTGAGGAGGGCGCCCTGAACGGCCCGTCCATTATGCCTGGCGGTCCAGCTGAGTCCTACGAGTCACTTGGCCCATTGCTGGAGTCTATCGCCGCCCATGTTGATGACGTTCCCTGCTGCACACACATTGGCCCGAATGGTGCCGGTCACTTTGTCAAGATGGTGCACAATGGCATCGAGTACGCCGATATGCAGGTGATTGGTGAGGCATATCATTTGTTGCGCTATGCCGCACACATGACTCCCGCAGAAATCGCCGAGGTGTTCCGCGAGTGGAACACCGGCGATCTTGATTCTTACCTGGTGGAAATTACTGCGGAAGTGTTGTCTCAGGTTGATGCCGAAACCGGTAAACCATTGATTGACGTGATCGTAGATCAGGCGGGCCAGAAGGGCACGGGTCGGTGGACTGTAAAGGCCGCACTAGATTTGGGCATTCCCACCACAGGTATTGGCGAAGCCGTGTTTGCTCGGGCATTGTCGGGCGCAGCCGATCAGCGCGCTGCTACTGAGGGGCAACTTCCCACAGGTGATATTGCAGACGGCGTATCGGATGATGAACGCCCAGAGTTCATTGAAGACGTTCGCCGCGCGTTGTACGCTTCGAAGCTCGTGGCCTACGCCCAGGGCTTTGACGAGATCAAAGCTGGTTCCGAGGAGTACGGCTGGGATATTGACCCCCGTGACTTGGCCACCATTTGGCGAGATGGCTGCATCATTCGCGCCAAGTTCCTCAACCGCATTGTTGATGCCTACAACACCAATCCAGATGTTGAATCGCTTCTTCTTGACCCCTACTTCAAGAACGAAATGGGCGATTTGATTAACTCTTGGCGCCGCGTCGTCATTGCCGCAACTCAAACAGGCTTGCCGATTCCGGTATTCGCGTCCTCACTTTCCTACTATGATTCATTGCGCGCAGACCGTCTGCCCGCGGCATTGATCCAGGGTCAACGCGACTACTTTGGCGCGCACACGTATCAGCGCGTTGACAAGCCCGGAACGTTCCACACCCAATGGAGCGGCGATCGTTCTGAGGTTGAAGCCTAAACGTGAACAACGACCCTTCATCTTTGTCGGGCCCCAGCTTGCGTGTGCTCAGCACGTGCATGGCCGGGGTCCGATGTAGCTTATCGACGCCGCGACATGCACCACGCACACTGCAACACCAACAGACACGGGAGCAGGGGGCGTCACGTCTGCTGAGCTGCGATTAACATGGATATTGCACTAAGTATTCTTTCTCTTTTCGGGTTTGTTGCATTGACGGTGGGCACGGGCTTTTTCGTGGCCATCGAATTTGCGTTAACGGGCCTGGAGCGCTCCACTATTGATAATCACGTGGAAAACAAGGGCGATGCCACAGCGCGGGCGATTCAGAAGGCGCATAATAAGCTTTCTTTTGAGCTTTCCGGTGCCCAGCTGGGCATCACCATCACTACACTTGCAACGGGTTATTTAGCTGAGCCCATTTTGGCGCGGTACTTCACCCCGGCATTGGAACTTGTGGGCTTGTCTGATAACGCTGCCCCGGCGGTGTCGCTGGTGTTGGCGATGATTGTGGCGACATTGCTGTCGATGGTGTATGGCGAACTAGTGCCCAAAAACATGGCCATCACCAATCCGCTTACTACTGCGCGTGTAACGGTAGGGCCAGTTCGATTGTTCAACCGTGTTTTTGCTGGTGTTATCCACAGCCTAAATAAAACGGCTAACACCCTGGTGCGCCGCATGGGTATTGAACCTGCCGATGAATTAGCTTCCGCACGTTCCCCGCAGGAATTGGGTGCGTTGGTGCGTAATTCCGCGAAGCATGGTGGCTTGGAGGAAAGCCAAGCCAAAATGCTGGACCGCTCGTTGAAGTTTGGGGAAACAAACGCCGAAGAACTCATGACGCCGCGTTCTACTATCGCAGCACTCGACGCCGATGACACGGTGACTGACCTGTTGGCCTTGGCCCTAGAGACCGGGCATTCCCGTTTCCCTGTCACTGATGGGGACTTAGACGCCACGATCGGCGTGGTACACGTCAAGGACGCGTTTTCTATTCCGCGTGAACAGCACAACGCCACAAAACTGCGCTTGCTTGCCCGCCCAGTGCCTACTGTCCCGATCAGCTTGGATGGCGACGCCGTGCTCAACGCTGTTCGTTCCGCAGGATCACAGGTGGTATTGGTCGCCGATGAGTATGGCGGTACTGCCGGCATCGTCACTATCGAAGATGTGGTTGAGGAGATTCTGGGCGAGGTGTACGACGAGCATGACGACACGGGTGACAAAGATTTCGCTCAACTGGGCGATAGTTGGCAGGTCTCTGGGCTTGTTCGAGTAGATGATCTTCCTGAGAATACTGGCTATTTCTCCCCCGAAGGCCCGTACGAAACCATTGGTGGTTTGGTGATGGACACGCTGGGCCGGATCCCCATGGAGGGCGACGTGGTGTTGTTGCCACAAACAGATCGGGATTTCCTGGACGAGTTTGAGTCGGGTATCCGCGGTCGGTGGATAGCACGGGTGGTGGCCATGGATGATCGCCGCGTGGACAAGGTAATTTTGACCCCCATCAGCGATGAAGAAGCCGAGGAGTACAAGCGATGAATGCTCTGCCTGCGATTCTTTTTGCCGCGGTGTTGTTGGCCATCAACGCATTTTTCGTCAGCGCTGAGTTCGCATTAATTTCCTCTCGCCGTGACCGCCTTGATGCCTTGATTGCGCAAGGTAAAACGCGCGCACGCACAGTCCTCTATGCCACTGAACATTTGTCCATGATGTTGGCGGGCGCCCAGCTTGGTATTACTATCGCCTCGTTGCTGCTGGGTAAGGTTGGCGAGCCAGCCATCGCACTTATGATCGAGACACCTTTCCACGCGGCTGGTATGCCGGATAATTTGCTGCACCCTGTGTCTTTTGCCATCGCGTTGGCGCTAGTCACGGTGCTGCACATCATTCTTGGCGAGATGGTTCCCAAAAACATTGCGTTGGCTGGCCCCGAGTCGGTGGCTATGTTACTTGTGCCTATGCATATGTGGTTTGTGCGTATTACCCGCCCATTGATTGTGCTGATGAACTGGATGGCACGTGTCACATTACGCATGTTTGGTATCGAGCAAAAGGAAGAACTGGATTCCACCGTCGACCGCCAGCAACTGGCCACCATGATCCGGGAATCCCGCTCAGAGGGGCTTCTCGACGCCGAGGAACACGCGCGTCTCAACAAAGCGCTGGGAACAGAGTCACGACTGATGAAAGAAGTGCTCATTCCCCGAGCTCAGGTACATACGCTGACGCTAACCCGGGATGGTATCGCCGTAGATGAACTAGAGCAAGCCGTCAGCTCAACTGGGTTTTCTCGCTTTCCTGTCATTGGGGTCGGTGGCGAGTATGCGGGTTATATTCACGTCAAAGACGTGTTGGATGATTTGGTCAATCACTCTGACGCATCGAGTGATGCGTCCACAATTACCCCCGTTTTCCTCCCCCGCTCCAGCCTCCGCAGGCTTATTTCTGTGGACGGTTCAACTACCCTAGATGCTGCGATGCGACTGATGCGTCGTAGATCTGCTCACATGGCGGAGGTTCGGGAGCGTGGACAGCTTCTGGGCATCATCACACTTGAAGATTTGATCGAAGAATACGTCGGAACCGTACGGGATTGGACGCACGAGGAAGAACCATGACGACCGTGCTCTCACCAGAGCAATGGCAGGAGCAAGCCGAGCTCCACAGGCAACGAGCCGAATCGTTGACTGCAGAGCATCTTGAACGCCGTCGGGCCGGTAAAAAACATCCCATCTTTGATTTTTTGTTCGAGTACTACCCCACTAAACCGGCGCAATTGGCCAGGTGGCACCCTGGTGCCGGAGTGTTACTGGAGGGAAATCCTCCGCATGCCGGGTGGCGGGATTACACCACTTTCTCCGACGGTGTAGGCGTGGATGTCCGAGGTTTTTGGGGACGTCGAAAGGAAGCATTATTGTACATAGAGACGCTGCTATCTTCGACCATAACTAATCCCGCGCATTTCGATTGTTTTGGTCTTCACGAATGGGCGATGGTGTACAAAACTGATTCCCCGCGCCATGATCTGGATCTGCGTCTTACGCGAGAGGAAACCAACCAGGTAGTAGAGTCCCACAGCATTCGGTGTACTCACTACGATGCGTTTCGATTTTTCACTACCCCCGCTCGCCCCCTCAACTTCCGGGTTTTGGAGCGCTCAGATCAGGTTGCCTCCGACCAAGTGGGTTGTTTGCATGTCACAATGGACCTATATAAATGGGCCACCAAGCTTGGGCCTTTGGTCCCCGGGCCGCTGTGGCTTGATTGTTTTGAGCTAGCCAGGGATGTACGAATTTTAGACATGGAAGCATCGCCTTATGATGTGCGTCCACTGGGGTTTGGGGTAGTCGAAATTGAAAAAAGTTCGGGAAAGTTGGAATATGTGACAAGACAACGTTTGTTTTCTCGACGCGCCGCGCCATTGAGGCAGCAGCTCATTGAGATCATTAAAAACACGTCAACCGGGCTGCCCGCGTGAGCGGGACAGGTATGAGCAACATAAAAGGTGGTTTCTGTGGGACGGCACTCTAACGGTCATCGCAATTTGAGGGTGACCAAAGAAATGGTGATTTCTATTGTCGCGGCTGTGCTTGTGCTGATGGTCGGGGCGTGGTGGATTTTGAACCGGATGAACGCAAATTCGGAGCATAACCAGGCAGGAAGCTGCCCAGCTGGTGACCTCACTTTGGTTGTTGCTGCCCAGGACAACCCGCAAGTCCAGTCCCTGCTGGATAGTTATAAGAAAAGCAATCCGGTGGTCAAGGACCGCTGCGTAAAGACCGAAATTGTTGGCGAAGTAGCCAACGCGGCGTTGGCATTGATTCCGGGAACAAAAGAGACCGTGAACGCACGCCTGCAGATCGCTGGCCGCTCGGCAAGTACTAACAACTACCCGGTGGCTCTACGCACCTCTCTGGGCATCGCAAAGCTTAAAGAGGGAGGCGATTCTCACGAGCACTCCCATGATGAACATGAGCACGAGCACTCTCATGAGCATGAACACGGCCATGATGAGAATTCATGGGCTCACTTGGCAAGCCACGGCGTCATTGTTCCCGGTAAAGATGCCACGTTCTTCTCCGCCGTTGCCGCCACCGCCCTCGCTGGAGGCGACCCCGACCGCGCCGCAAACATGCTGCGGGAAAACTCAGGCATCTCACTTAGCGACGCCGTGAATGAAAAGAAGCAGCGCATTGCCACGACCGAACCCGAAACACCCGAGGGATATACCTACGAGGCACCCGAGGACATTCACGTCAACACTCTTGCAGTTCCGCTGACCTCTAGCGGTACAGTATCTGAAGATGAATCCCGTGCGGCCGCGCACTTCGCACGCTACGTGGCTGACAATGTGGAGCAAACTGAACCGAACCATACGGAGTCACTGCTGTACTCCACGGCCCAGGTTGTCAGCGAGCATGTTGCCGCCCAGCCGACGCTCTCCCCAGAGGACAATCGCGCTAAGGACACCTTGCTGCTGCTGGACACCTCAGAGGCAATGTCTGAAACCATGGGTGACCAGTCTGTATTCAGTCAGACTGTGCAGCTCCTTGATCCGCACATCCGGCAGGTTGCTGAAAACGGCGGCCACACCGCATTGTGGAACTACTCCTCGCCACGCAGTTCAGGCGTGTCAAAGGGTTGGCGCAGCAATGTGCCGTTCTCTGACCAGTCCAAGGGAGAGAATGTTGTTAGCACTATGCAGCAGTTCGGCCTCGGCGGTGAGCCATGGACTCGGTCGTCCGTTCTCGCTGCGTTGGCCACGGCAGCAGAAAACGCCCGTGTTACTGGCAAGCCCACCCACATCATTCTGGTCACCTCCGGTACTGCGGACCGTATATCCGTTCACGATCTGTGGAATGATCTAGAGAAATTCCACGATGCTGATGTGCACGTTCACGTGATTCACGTTGGTGATGACCCTGTTGATGAGTCTTTGGCCAGCTGGTCGAAAGAGCACTTTGGCAGCGCCGCCGTTGCGAAGACGCCGCAGGAACTGTCGCGTGAACTTGATCGGGCTTTCCAGGATTCCTTTGCTGGGCAGCAAAGCCCAACGTCGGGACACACCGATTCCTCCGACGGAGAAAGCTCCACTGCTGCCACGACCACCACGACGACAGCGGACCGTTAACCATGTCGCTCCAGCTCACCACGCGGTTGGTTAGCCCATAACAATAACCACAGAAACCGGCCCCATACACGGGGTCGGTTTCTTGTTGCCAGCTCTTCTCAGCCTTCCGAGCCACAGCACAAAGCCGCCCTTCTCTTTCTGGGGAGATAGCACAGAAAGAAGGGCGGCTTTAGTGAATTAAGGCAGGTAAAAGCCTCACAGGTGTAATTACACCGCCTGCCTAGACAAACTATGAGATGCGGCGGCGGGCGCGGCGCTCAGCCAACTCGTCGATAGCATCGGCGGGGTGCGCAGCAGGTTGGGCGGTATCGGAAACGCGCTCGGAGGGGAACGCTGCGATGGTACCGGTTAGTTCTTTCATGATGCCGGGCACTGCGATGCCAAACACACCTTGTCCCCCACCCAGGAGGTCAATGACTTCTTCACCGGAGCGGCATTCGTACACGGTGGTGCCGTCGGACACCAAGGTGATGGTGGCAAGATCGTCAACACCAAGGTCACGGAGTTTATCCACGGCGAGGCGGATGTTCTGCAGCGAAATGCCCGTGTCCAGCAGCCCTTTGACAATCTTCAACACCAGAATGTCTTTGAAGGAGTAGAGGCGCTGGGACCCTGATCCGCGTGCGGATCGGATAGAGGGGACCACGAGCTTGGTGCGTGCCCAGTAGTCGAGCTGGCGGTAGGTGATGCCCGCGACTTGGCAGGCGATGGGAACGCGGTAGCCCACTTCCTCATCTGGACCCATATCAAACAGTGATTCCTGCACTGGGCGCTGAGTGTCTGTCATTGTTTTAATCTCCCTGAATTAACCATGTGGTACTTCTCAGGCAAGATTAATTCACTTCACCAAATTTTGCACGCGACACGCCAAAAAAGTTCAATGATTAGCGTTTGCGATGCCCTGGTGATTCCCCGTCGTCGTTGTCGCCCTCTCCCCCAGATGCTTCGTTTTCTCCGAGCAGATCAGTTTCAAAAACACCCATGCTTTGCATGAGTTCTTCGAAGTCAGCGTCAGCTTGAGCATCACCTGAGGCGGAAATGTGGTCATCGATCCCGTTTCCTACTACGCCGGACGAAATGCCAAAGTAGTGTGCAAGGTCGGCGTCACTCAAGAAAATGGATGCCTGCATAAAAACGTCGTCGTCGATTTCAATGGGTAGTTCGAGGATGCGGGACAGGATAAAGGCATCGGAAGGTCGAGCGTCGATTTCTTCACCATCGTTGGTGACCAGCGCAGCAATGTAGACACCTTCAAAGTTACTGTTGATCCGCACGGATTGACATCCCGATGTCAGGCGCATCAGGGCGTCGGCAAGCAGATCATGGGATGCCGGCCGTTTTGGTTGGAAACCGGAGATCCGCGCTTCAATCTCACTTGCTTCTTCGGGATGGATCCAGATGGGCAGAATCCGGTTTGTTCCCGGCATGCGCAAGACCGCCGCAGTGAAGCCTTCGGGGCCTTGGACATGGATGCCGTGAAAATCAATCTGTGTGAATGCCATAACGCGTGTTACATACCCAGTTCATCGCGGAGCGAGGTTTTCACAAGGTCAGCATGCAACGACACAACCAACGCCGTCATCTGCTGGGACAGTTCCTCTGCACGTTGACGCGCCACATCGCTTCGGGATCGTGCAACGGGGGTGGCTACCTGGCCAATGAGTCCCGCCTGTCGGGTGGCGGCGTTACGCAGCGACTTCAGGTGCCTGGCATCGAAACCAAACTCTTGCAGCGCCCATGCGGTGGTGGCGATGCGAATATCGTCGGCGGTGAAGTGTCCCGACGCATCGGGTTTGATCAGGCCCTCACGGAGAAGAACGCCAATGAAGGCTTCGTCCACACCTGCCTGGTCGGCAACGTCCACGTCGGTCAAGCGAGTGGAGGTGGGTGCCCGGAAATTGTCCGGGCTAATCATGGGTTCTACCTGTGCTTTAGTCAGGATGGAGGTGACAGCACCTGAATCCATGGCTTCGAGTTGCTCGCGGATGACTTTCAGCGGCAGGTAATTGTCGCGCTGGGTCACCAAAATGTAGCGGAGGCGCTGGACGTCTTTTTCCGTGAATCGTCGGTAGCCGGACGCAGTTCGCTGCGGTGAGATCAGTCCCTCGGATTCCAGAAAACGGATCTTGGATACGGTGACATCTGGGAATTCAACTCGGAGTTGCTCTAGCACAACACCGATCGACATGGTTTTGACGGCCTTCGCTGCAGGAGCTTTGGCCGTATGAACCGGAGCAGATTTTCGTAGTGCAGACACGTTACTCGATTACAGGTAGACGATGGGGGTTATTTATGCCTTCGGCCCCGCAAGGAAGACGAGGCGGAACTTTCCAATCTGGACCTCATCGCCGGTGGAGAGGACCTCAGAATTTTTGGGTTCGCGGTTGACGTAGGTGCCGTTGAGGCTTCCCACATCAACCACCTCGAACTCACCGTCATTCAGGCGGAATTCTGCGTGGCGACGGGAGACGGTGACGTCATCCAGGAAAATATCGCTTTCAGGGTGGCGCCCAGCCGTGGTGGTTTCGCGGTCAAGGAGGAAACGGGAGCCAGCGTTGGGGCCACGTTTAACAATCAGCAGCGCAGACCCTTCGGGGAGGTTATCTGCGCTGGTGGCGGTGGGGGAACTTCCCGCGCCGGATTCCATTTCCTTGAGCAGGTCGGCACGGAAAACCGAGGTGGTTTCCGCTTGTACCTCAGGAATACCGGGGTTTTCGCTCATTTCTTGGACCTCCAGATTAACTTCTTCGCGTAATGGTTTATATCATAGCGGTTGATGTCCGCTGCGCGTCAGGCCACGCACGAATCCACAGCCACGAATCGGCTGCGGTTGAGGGGCTTTATACGCACAGTAGCTGACATAGACGCGCCGCACTACCGGAACATGGAAGAAATAGCCCCGATGACGGAATTTCCGTTGCCGGACAGGGGGTTGTCGTTGACCATGTAGGTCCATGTGGCGGAGGGGCGAGCGAGCCCTTCGTCGTCCAGATGTGCCCCTGCGGCGTCGATACGTACGGTTTCAAAGGTGCTCACAGCCTCATCAACGGCACGTTGGGCGAGCTGCTTGAACTCCCCTACGGCGATGCGGTGGAACTCGTCGATGGGGGTTTCACGGGCGATGGCACGCAGGTGAATGGACTCGCGAACGTCGTCAAGTAAGGCCAGGTGATCGCTCCAGCCACGGTCCAAGTGATACAGCATGATGTCCCGCGCCGCCTGCTCTAACACGGGTTGCGGCAGGTCGCTTAACGACGCAGCACGTTCCGGCACCCGCGCCGCCAGCTCTTCCCAAGCCTTAGGCGTGTCCAGAAGGTCGGCGCGGCGTTCGTCAATGATCACGCGTTGGTCTGCCAGCAGCTTGTTGTATTTCCATGTTTGGGCGTGAATCTCCAGCAACTGCCCCTCGGTGACGCGCTGGCAGTGTTCCACAAAATCCTCGATACGCTTGGCGTTGATGCGGCCCTCAGCATCGGGTTGGGCCGTCACCGACTCCCCCGATCCCCCGGCGACCACCATATCGTCCTCTAGTGAGACGAAAAACACGGACAGACCGGGGTCACCCTGACGGCCCGATCGCCCCCGAAGTTGGTTGTCCAGACGCGCTGTGCGGTGCCGTCCCGTGCCAATCACGGCCAGACCACCGGCGGCCACCACCGCATCGCGATCACGCTCGTCAGCACCGCCCAAACGGATATCCGTACCGCGGCCCGCCATCTGCGTGGAAACAGTTACACGCCCCACATCCCCAGCCTCAGCGATGATGCGTGCCTCCTCGGCATCGTTTTTGGCGTTGAGCACATTGACGTCAATGTCGTACTCGCGCAGTCGCGCCGCCAGAGCCTCTGACTCGGCCACGTCATGCGTACCCACCAACACGGGCTGGCCTGCCTCATGCAGCAGGCAAATCTCCTCGACAATCGCGTCGTTCTTTTCCGCGAGGGTCGCATACACGCGGTCCGCTTCGTCGAAACGTTGAAGCTCACGGTTTCGGTCAATCACTGATACCCGCAGGTCATAGAACTGCCGAAGCTGATCGGTGGCCTCCACCGCCGTACCCGTCATGCCGCACACCATCGGATAACGGCCCATCAGCGCCTGCAGCGTAATCGTATCCAGGATCCGACCGCCCTCCGTGACGGCCAGTCCCTCCTTCGCCTCCACCGCAGACTGCAACCCGTCCGGCCAGCGCTGCAAATCCGCCACGCGGCCGCGCGACGCAT from the Corynebacterium durum genome contains:
- a CDS encoding response regulator transcription factor, with product MKNNVVIVDDHEIVLIGISALINSSNTCTMVGAYHTVQEVAEHVHDHTKPPIDVVLLALRLSDNSCPHDNINYLHELDLAVLIFSAYESPYLTRQALTAGVDGIVEKSTSSENIIQEINAACSNPHNPVTSWLATNCVPLSPRQREVLELYALGEPAKRVASLTGLSVETVNDYLSRIRTKYAQAGRPTFSKVDLVLRALEDGLIPGPRDVRVRTLR
- a CDS encoding YggS family pyridoxal phosphate-dependent enzyme, whose amino-acid sequence is MSAVFPYPTTTEDFRVALSEIQERIQAASSPGQSVRLLPVSKTVPADRLRHAIEAGCTVLGENKAQEALAKSEKLADTGISWSIIGHLQSNKAKYIARFADEFQALDSLKLAEILHSRLDSEDRVLRVFIQVNTSGEPQKAGIDPAGVDKLLERMPEFPRLRVVGLMTMARNSTDQAVVRGAFERLRLLRDVLSPNVPEGVSLRELSMGMSGDFELAIQEGSTCVRIGRGLFGHRD
- a CDS encoding PaaI family thioesterase, which translates into the protein MKFDHLIQKAADAPLTTDELEEFNALNTGFDAALNIRYTHISASGTRAQIHVTDTHLQPMELVHGGVFTAIAESVGSVAGCCAAGGPVVGVNNNTDFIRSVGAGVIEAEATPIHLGRSTQVWEVHLNHRGNIVARTTLRTLVLDRELGDSV
- the gndA gene encoding NADP-dependent phosphogluconate dehydrogenase translates to MTDQKALAQIGVVGLAVMGSNIARNFARHDYTVAVYNRSTEKTDAFMAEYGKDGDFIPSTTIKEFVASLERPRRALIMVQAGEATDAVIAQLADAMDKGDIIIDGGNSLFTDTIRREADMSARGLHFVGAGISGGEEGALNGPSIMPGGPAESYESLGPLLESIAAHVDDVPCCTHIGPNGAGHFVKMVHNGIEYADMQVIGEAYHLLRYAAHMTPAEIAEVFREWNTGDLDSYLVEITAEVLSQVDAETGKPLIDVIVDQAGQKGTGRWTVKAALDLGIPTTGIGEAVFARALSGAADQRAATEGQLPTGDIADGVSDDERPEFIEDVRRALYASKLVAYAQGFDEIKAGSEEYGWDIDPRDLATIWRDGCIIRAKFLNRIVDAYNTNPDVESLLLDPYFKNEMGDLINSWRRVVIAATQTGLPIPVFASSLSYYDSLRADRLPAALIQGQRDYFGAHTYQRVDKPGTFHTQWSGDRSEVEA
- a CDS encoding hemolysin family protein; the protein is MDIALSILSLFGFVALTVGTGFFVAIEFALTGLERSTIDNHVENKGDATARAIQKAHNKLSFELSGAQLGITITTLATGYLAEPILARYFTPALELVGLSDNAAPAVSLVLAMIVATLLSMVYGELVPKNMAITNPLTTARVTVGPVRLFNRVFAGVIHSLNKTANTLVRRMGIEPADELASARSPQELGALVRNSAKHGGLEESQAKMLDRSLKFGETNAEELMTPRSTIAALDADDTVTDLLALALETGHSRFPVTDGDLDATIGVVHVKDAFSIPREQHNATKLRLLARPVPTVPISLDGDAVLNAVRSAGSQVVLVADEYGGTAGIVTIEDVVEEILGEVYDEHDDTGDKDFAQLGDSWQVSGLVRVDDLPENTGYFSPEGPYETIGGLVMDTLGRIPMEGDVVLLPQTDRDFLDEFESGIRGRWIARVVAMDDRRVDKVILTPISDEEAEEYKR
- a CDS encoding hemolysin family protein, producing MNALPAILFAAVLLAINAFFVSAEFALISSRRDRLDALIAQGKTRARTVLYATEHLSMMLAGAQLGITIASLLLGKVGEPAIALMIETPFHAAGMPDNLLHPVSFAIALALVTVLHIILGEMVPKNIALAGPESVAMLLVPMHMWFVRITRPLIVLMNWMARVTLRMFGIEQKEELDSTVDRQQLATMIRESRSEGLLDAEEHARLNKALGTESRLMKEVLIPRAQVHTLTLTRDGIAVDELEQAVSSTGFSRFPVIGVGGEYAGYIHVKDVLDDLVNHSDASSDASTITPVFLPRSSLRRLISVDGSTTLDAAMRLMRRRSAHMAEVRERGQLLGIITLEDLIEEYVGTVRDWTHEEEP
- a CDS encoding 3-methyladenine DNA glycosylase, which translates into the protein MTTVLSPEQWQEQAELHRQRAESLTAEHLERRRAGKKHPIFDFLFEYYPTKPAQLARWHPGAGVLLEGNPPHAGWRDYTTFSDGVGVDVRGFWGRRKEALLYIETLLSSTITNPAHFDCFGLHEWAMVYKTDSPRHDLDLRLTREETNQVVESHSIRCTHYDAFRFFTTPARPLNFRVLERSDQVASDQVGCLHVTMDLYKWATKLGPLVPGPLWLDCFELARDVRILDMEASPYDVRPLGFGVVEIEKSSGKLEYVTRQRLFSRRAAPLRQQLIEIIKNTSTGLPA